In the genome of Longimicrobium sp., one region contains:
- the sdhC gene encoding succinate dehydrogenase, cytochrome b556 subunit — MATRIENGAGSVRNVRNTRLTESLRYKGREGMWTWMLHRVTGLGILFFLLIHVFDTALVIYWPDVYNESLDIYRHPVFRLGELAIFFSVLYHALNGLRIIIQDFWPHAMRHQRKLGLVALGASVLLILPVAWIMMAPIFGLADEPGVERHRARMEQLRSEGRTPAAHGAEATPGVLDVPVETPR; from the coding sequence ATGGCAACCCGCATCGAGAACGGCGCCGGCAGCGTGCGCAACGTCCGCAACACCCGGCTCACCGAGTCGCTCCGCTACAAGGGGCGCGAGGGGATGTGGACCTGGATGCTGCACCGGGTCACCGGGCTGGGCATCCTCTTCTTTCTCCTGATCCACGTCTTCGACACCGCGCTGGTGATCTACTGGCCGGACGTGTACAACGAGTCGCTCGACATCTACCGCCACCCCGTGTTCCGGCTGGGCGAGCTGGCCATCTTCTTCTCGGTGCTGTACCACGCGCTCAACGGACTGCGCATCATCATCCAGGACTTCTGGCCCCACGCCATGCGCCACCAGCGCAAGCTGGGGCTCGTGGCGCTCGGGGCCAGCGTGCTGCTGATCCTTCCGGTCGCGTGGATCATGATGGCGCCGATCTTCGGCCTCGCCGACGAGCCGGGGGTGGAGCGCCACCGCGCGCGGATGGAGCAGCTGCGGTCCGAGGGCCGCACGCCGGCCGCGCACGGCGCCGAGGCGACGCCGGGGGTGCTGGACGTGCCAGTGGAGACGCCGCGATGA
- the sdhA gene encoding succinate dehydrogenase flavoprotein subunit, translated as MIHTHTYDALVVGGGGAGLMTAIYLSRAPGLRTAVISKLYPTRSHTGAAQGGICAALANLEEDHPEWHAFDTVKGSDYLGDQDSIQVMCEEAVPVIIELEHMGLPFSRTPDGKIAQRPFGGHTHHFGQGPVRRSCYAADRTGHMILQTLYQNCIKAGVDFYDEYQVVDLIMADDGRCGGVIAYEVATGDLHIFRSKAVEFATGGFGRVWSITSNAHANTGDGVAIALRRGIPLEDMEFYQFHPTGIYRLGILITEGVRGEGGILRNDHGERFMERYAPTMKDLASRDVVARAISKEIREGRGIGGKKYVYLDATHLGADVIENKLPDIADFCRTYLGIDPVKEPMPIQPTAHYGMGGIPTDVECRALDAQHAVIPGLYAAGECACVSVHGANRLGTNSLLDLVVFGRRGGIAMAEFCKTAELPPLPARPTARIEAEFTRILATQKGEPAARIREEMQDVMQDAVGIFREGPGMEAALVKVRELKARFQNVLVMDKGKNFNTDLLEAWELGNLLDLAEVTTVSAINRTESRGAHLREDYLDRNDAEWLKHTLVTQAEDGTLGISYKPVVIKQFEPKERVY; from the coding sequence ATGATCCACACGCATACGTACGACGCGCTGGTGGTGGGCGGCGGCGGGGCGGGGCTGATGACGGCCATCTACCTCAGCCGCGCGCCCGGCCTGCGCACGGCGGTGATATCCAAGCTGTACCCCACCCGCTCGCATACCGGCGCCGCGCAGGGCGGCATCTGCGCCGCGCTCGCCAACCTGGAGGAGGACCACCCGGAGTGGCACGCGTTCGACACCGTGAAGGGGTCGGACTACCTGGGCGACCAGGATTCCATCCAGGTGATGTGCGAGGAGGCGGTGCCGGTGATCATCGAGCTGGAGCACATGGGGCTCCCGTTCAGCCGCACGCCGGACGGCAAGATCGCCCAGCGCCCCTTCGGCGGGCACACGCACCACTTCGGGCAGGGCCCGGTGCGCCGGAGCTGCTACGCGGCCGACCGCACGGGACACATGATCCTGCAGACGCTCTACCAGAACTGCATCAAGGCCGGGGTCGACTTCTACGACGAGTACCAGGTCGTGGACCTGATCATGGCCGACGACGGGCGCTGCGGCGGGGTGATCGCGTACGAGGTGGCGACGGGCGACCTGCACATCTTCCGCAGCAAGGCGGTGGAGTTCGCCACGGGCGGCTTCGGGCGCGTGTGGTCCATCACCTCCAACGCCCACGCCAACACCGGCGACGGGGTGGCGATCGCGCTCCGCCGCGGGATCCCGCTGGAGGACATGGAGTTCTACCAGTTCCACCCCACGGGGATCTACCGGCTGGGTATCCTGATCACCGAGGGCGTGCGCGGCGAGGGCGGCATCCTGCGCAACGACCACGGCGAGCGCTTCATGGAGCGCTACGCCCCCACCATGAAGGACCTGGCCAGCCGCGACGTGGTGGCGCGCGCCATCAGCAAGGAGATCCGCGAGGGGCGGGGGATCGGGGGGAAGAAGTACGTCTATCTCGACGCCACCCACCTGGGCGCGGACGTCATCGAGAACAAGCTGCCGGACATCGCGGACTTCTGCCGCACCTACCTGGGGATCGACCCGGTCAAGGAGCCGATGCCCATCCAGCCCACGGCGCACTACGGCATGGGCGGCATCCCCACCGACGTGGAGTGCCGCGCGCTGGATGCGCAGCACGCCGTGATCCCCGGCCTGTACGCGGCCGGCGAGTGCGCCTGCGTCTCGGTGCACGGCGCCAACCGGCTGGGCACCAACTCGCTGCTGGACCTGGTCGTCTTCGGGCGGCGCGGCGGGATCGCGATGGCGGAGTTCTGCAAGACGGCGGAGCTGCCGCCCCTTCCCGCCCGCCCCACGGCGCGCATCGAGGCGGAGTTCACGCGCATCCTGGCCACGCAAAAGGGCGAGCCCGCCGCCCGCATCCGCGAGGAGATGCAGGACGTGATGCAGGACGCGGTCGGCATCTTCCGCGAAGGGCCCGGGATGGAGGCGGCGCTGGTCAAGGTGCGCGAGCTCAAGGCGCGCTTCCAGAACGTGCTGGTGATGGACAAGGGGAAGAACTTCAACACCGACCTGCTGGAGGCGTGGGAGCTCGGCAACCTGCTGGACCTCGCCGAGGTGACCACGGTGAGCGCCATCAACCGCACCGAGAGCCGCGGTGCCCATCTGCGCGAGGACTACCTGGACCGCAACGACGCCGAGTGGCTCAAGCACACCCTGGTGACGCAGGCGGAGGACGGCACGCTCGGCATCTCGTACAAGCCGGTGGTGATCAAGCAGTTCGAGCCGAAGGAAAGGGTATACTGA
- a CDS encoding succinate dehydrogenase iron-sulfur subunit, whose amino-acid sequence MKAETEGQGGAKRDSTTADASSAGTAAAAAKAPAQKTAPPSKAGGVKPVTVRVFRFNPDTDAAPSYAEFQVQVDPTDRVLDALNAIKWYQDGTLTYRRSCAHGICGSDAMRINGVNRLACKVLIRDVGQKVTVEPIMGFRVKKDLVVDMEPFFAQYRSVLPYFINDGRTTERERLQSVDDREKFDDTTKCILCAACTTSCPSFWANENFVGPAAIVNAHRFIFDSRDTAAGERLSILNDREGVWRCRTIFNCTEACPREIRITKAIGEVKKAILYGTARV is encoded by the coding sequence ATGAAGGCCGAGACCGAAGGGCAGGGCGGCGCCAAGCGCGACTCCACCACCGCCGACGCGAGCTCCGCGGGCACCGCCGCGGCGGCCGCGAAGGCTCCGGCGCAGAAGACCGCTCCGCCGTCGAAGGCGGGCGGGGTGAAGCCGGTGACGGTGCGCGTCTTCCGCTTCAACCCGGATACCGACGCCGCGCCCAGCTACGCCGAGTTCCAGGTGCAGGTGGACCCCACCGACCGGGTGCTGGACGCGCTGAACGCCATCAAGTGGTACCAGGACGGCACCCTCACCTACCGCCGCTCCTGCGCCCACGGCATCTGCGGGTCCGACGCCATGCGCATCAACGGCGTCAACCGCCTCGCGTGCAAGGTGCTGATCCGCGACGTGGGCCAGAAGGTGACGGTGGAGCCGATCATGGGGTTCCGGGTGAAAAAGGACCTCGTGGTGGACATGGAGCCCTTTTTCGCGCAGTACCGCTCCGTGCTCCCGTACTTCATCAACGACGGGCGCACCACCGAGCGCGAGCGCCTGCAGTCGGTGGACGACCGCGAGAAGTTCGACGACACCACCAAGTGCATCCTGTGCGCGGCGTGCACCACGAGCTGCCCGTCGTTCTGGGCCAACGAGAACTTTGTGGGGCCGGCGGCCATCGTGAACGCGCACCGCTTCATCTTCGACTCGCGCGACACGGCGGCGGGCGAGCGGCTCAGCATCCTGAACGACCGCGAGGGCGTCTGGCGCTGCCGCACCATCTTCAACTGCACCGAAGCCTGCCCCCGCGAGATCCGCATCACCAAGGCGATCGGCGAAGTCAAGAAGGCGATCCTGTACGGGACGGCGCGGGTGTAG
- a CDS encoding S41 family peptidase: protein MTKLPGRLLIPLLLAASPAAAQPVPGGPWLFTLRPAGGGELVVRLAVEPAGAGGWQAFSRPGAAGELAGWPRATLGRLLGKLPPRGALVRVENGTATTREGQVMVTGRMVSFGLGERTLSGVLADGRMRGELRRTTGAPAGTFEAVPATDVRPVRDYRALAARMRDSVAVRIYDPSLLGRPEWRSFFRELDARFATVPDDVHAMAVFYALTPRLRMSHLELFRDPVRAATPLDSLLADDPNPGALVGLSFPAPGVARLRVARWSGVTAAVDRAFVRIDSAAPHTLILDIRGNPGGDVSSMSPVTHLVRDSVQAGVFLGPGWYRTHRAPPTPAELAAIPVLSDGGARTVIHGVRRHGALRGVVPPRAPYFGGRVFLLVDGRSGSASEPLAHLLKTTGRATLVGERTAGGMLSAPPHPVGDGWMMIFPEADYFAADRTRLEGNGVRPHVAVASDRAFATVAERIRADQPYAGALLLGAAHQEANRLAEAERWFGEAVRLAPDSMAPLRGLASVHAAGKRWDAAFAALDRLLARDPGDASALYNTGRVAALSGLRLESGERALRAYLARPHRADLPSHAAAHWRLGMIMEARGDFAGARREYGSALRLEPQHADAQAALRALNDRAP, encoded by the coding sequence ATGACGAAGCTTCCCGGCCGTCTCCTGATCCCTCTGCTCCTCGCTGCTTCCCCAGCCGCCGCGCAGCCGGTGCCCGGTGGGCCGTGGCTGTTCACGCTCCGCCCGGCCGGGGGCGGCGAGCTGGTGGTGAGGCTCGCGGTGGAGCCGGCGGGCGCGGGAGGCTGGCAGGCGTTCTCGCGCCCCGGCGCGGCGGGCGAGCTGGCAGGGTGGCCCCGCGCGACCCTGGGGCGCCTCCTGGGCAAGCTCCCGCCGCGCGGCGCCCTCGTCCGGGTGGAGAATGGCACCGCCACCACGCGCGAGGGCCAGGTGATGGTGACGGGGCGCATGGTCTCGTTCGGGCTGGGGGAGCGGACCCTTTCCGGCGTGCTGGCAGACGGGCGCATGCGCGGCGAGCTGCGGCGCACCACCGGCGCGCCGGCGGGGACGTTCGAGGCCGTCCCCGCGACCGACGTGCGCCCGGTGCGCGACTACCGCGCGCTCGCCGCGCGCATGCGCGACTCCGTGGCCGTCCGCATCTACGATCCGTCGCTGCTCGGTCGGCCCGAGTGGCGCTCCTTCTTCCGCGAGCTGGACGCGCGCTTCGCAACCGTCCCGGACGACGTGCACGCCATGGCGGTGTTCTACGCGCTCACGCCGCGGCTGCGCATGTCTCACCTGGAGCTGTTCCGCGACCCGGTCCGCGCCGCCACCCCGCTCGACTCGCTCCTCGCCGACGACCCCAATCCCGGCGCGCTGGTCGGTCTCTCCTTTCCCGCGCCCGGGGTGGCGCGGCTCCGCGTGGCGAGGTGGTCCGGCGTGACGGCCGCGGTGGACCGGGCGTTCGTGCGCATCGACTCGGCCGCGCCACACACGCTGATCCTCGACATCCGCGGCAATCCGGGTGGCGACGTGAGCTCCATGTCTCCCGTGACGCACCTGGTGCGTGACAGCGTGCAGGCGGGAGTGTTCCTGGGGCCGGGCTGGTACCGCACCCACCGCGCGCCGCCCACGCCCGCCGAGCTCGCCGCCATCCCCGTCCTCTCGGACGGCGGCGCCAGGACGGTGATCCACGGCGTGCGCCGGCACGGGGCGCTGCGGGGGGTGGTGCCGCCGCGGGCGCCGTACTTCGGCGGCCGCGTGTTCCTGCTGGTGGACGGGAGGTCCGGGAGCGCCTCCGAGCCCCTCGCGCACCTCCTGAAGACGACCGGGCGCGCGACGCTGGTGGGAGAGCGGACGGCGGGCGGCATGCTCTCCGCGCCCCCGCACCCCGTGGGCGACGGGTGGATGATGATCTTCCCGGAGGCGGACTACTTCGCCGCGGACAGGACGCGGCTGGAGGGGAACGGGGTGAGGCCGCACGTGGCGGTTGCTTCCGACCGCGCGTTCGCCACCGTCGCGGAGCGCATCCGCGCGGATCAGCCGTACGCGGGGGCCCTGCTCCTGGGCGCGGCGCACCAGGAGGCAAACCGGCTCGCCGAGGCGGAGCGGTGGTTTGGCGAAGCGGTGCGGCTCGCGCCGGACAGCATGGCTCCGCTGCGCGGCCTCGCCTCCGTGCACGCCGCGGGAAAACGGTGGGACGCGGCCTTCGCGGCGCTGGACCGGCTGCTCGCGCGTGACCCCGGCGACGCCTCCGCGCTCTACAATACGGGGCGGGTGGCCGCGCTCTCCGGCCTCCGTCTCGAGAGCGGCGAACGAGCCCTGCGCGCCTACCTCGCCCGGCCGCATCGCGCCGATCTCCCCTCCCACGCCGCCGCGCACTGGCGCCTGGGGATGATCATGGAGGCGCGCGGCGACTTCGCGGGGGCGCGGCGCGAGTACGGGTCGGCGCTCCGCCTGGAGCCGCAGCACGCCGATGCCCAGGCCGCCCTGCGCGCGCTGAACGACCGCGCGCCTTGA
- a CDS encoding DUF885 domain-containing protein — protein MDRRSFVRRGAEAALAFGVLPSLEGIGAAAEAQTGFGALRDRYFVRVLALNPVTATYLGGDAYSPTLRAVNGRLRDYRPAALAAERAFYHATKRAWSAIRPASLLPAERIDHAVMGAQLDFILHQLEDLRYHQRSVDTYVAEPFRGIDWQIQQMTDAGGGLLGTAAEWDLVVARLQAVPGYLTAARGNLAAGKAAGNIPDWRMVERDGIVGSRSNAQYFRTVLPELARKLMGGRPFAAAALARLRTAAGRAAASYEDFALFLRRTYGADGRDRFAVGEREYMWRVRNNLRDTRTAQQLFDYGKEQVALYQGKIYEVAQTVARDANLAIPFGTTDEKNAGVRAVMDHLAKDAPRNDDELLQWYVDAGKRAVQYGRERGLFDIPADYRLDVYPTPPVLRSTIDAAYYPAPPFKRSGVGRFYLTPTDNDPAALGLNNRASVADTAIHEGFPGHDWHYKFLTQNARGISNIRWLTPGAVEDSASMWQDSMAAEGWGLYSEELMSEATLERPYGFYTAGEYMYELQGQLLRAVRIVVDVGMHTGRMTYDQAVDYFTANVNFYPNARARGESDPTAKAVAEGAQRAIYRYSKWPTQAITYNLGKNAIIQLREAYRQARGSSYSPREFHERFMRMGMIPPGFYRDAFMADARR, from the coding sequence TTGGATAGACGCTCGTTCGTACGGCGGGGCGCGGAGGCGGCGCTGGCCTTCGGTGTCCTGCCGAGCCTGGAGGGGATCGGCGCGGCGGCGGAGGCGCAGACGGGGTTCGGCGCGCTGCGCGACCGCTACTTCGTGCGCGTGCTGGCGCTGAACCCCGTCACCGCCACCTACCTGGGCGGCGACGCGTACTCGCCCACGCTGCGCGCCGTCAACGGAAGGCTGCGCGACTACCGGCCCGCCGCGCTCGCCGCGGAGCGCGCCTTCTACCACGCGACGAAGCGGGCGTGGAGCGCCATCCGCCCCGCGTCGCTCCTGCCGGCGGAGCGCATCGACCACGCGGTGATGGGCGCGCAGCTCGACTTCATCCTCCACCAGCTGGAGGACCTCCGCTATCACCAGCGCTCGGTGGACACCTACGTGGCGGAGCCCTTTCGCGGCATCGACTGGCAGATCCAGCAGATGACCGACGCCGGTGGCGGCCTGCTGGGCACCGCCGCGGAGTGGGATCTCGTGGTCGCGCGGCTGCAGGCGGTGCCGGGCTACCTCACGGCCGCACGGGGGAACCTCGCCGCGGGCAAGGCGGCGGGGAACATCCCGGACTGGCGCATGGTGGAGCGCGACGGGATCGTGGGGAGCCGCTCCAATGCGCAGTACTTCCGCACCGTGCTCCCCGAGCTCGCCAGGAAGCTGATGGGCGGCCGTCCCTTCGCCGCCGCTGCCCTCGCGCGCCTGCGCACCGCCGCCGGGCGCGCGGCGGCATCGTACGAAGACTTCGCCCTCTTTTTGCGCCGCACGTACGGCGCGGATGGACGTGACCGCTTCGCCGTGGGCGAGCGCGAGTACATGTGGCGCGTGCGGAACAACCTGCGCGACACCCGCACCGCGCAGCAGCTCTTCGACTACGGCAAGGAGCAGGTCGCGCTCTACCAGGGGAAGATCTACGAGGTCGCCCAGACGGTGGCTCGCGACGCCAACCTCGCCATCCCCTTCGGCACCACCGACGAAAAGAACGCCGGCGTGCGCGCGGTGATGGACCACCTGGCCAAGGATGCCCCGCGCAACGACGACGAGCTGCTGCAGTGGTACGTGGACGCCGGCAAGCGCGCGGTGCAGTACGGGCGCGAGCGCGGCCTCTTCGACATCCCGGCCGACTACCGCCTGGACGTCTATCCCACGCCGCCCGTGCTGCGCAGCACCATCGACGCGGCGTACTACCCCGCCCCGCCCTTCAAGCGGTCGGGCGTGGGCCGCTTCTACCTGACCCCCACGGACAACGATCCGGCGGCGCTGGGGCTGAACAACCGCGCGTCCGTCGCCGACACCGCGATCCACGAGGGGTTCCCGGGGCACGACTGGCACTACAAGTTCCTCACGCAGAACGCGCGCGGGATCTCCAACATCCGCTGGCTGACCCCGGGCGCGGTGGAGGACTCCGCATCCATGTGGCAGGACTCGATGGCCGCCGAGGGGTGGGGGCTCTACTCCGAGGAGCTGATGTCCGAGGCGACGCTGGAGCGCCCGTACGGGTTCTACACGGCGGGCGAGTACATGTACGAGCTCCAGGGGCAGCTCCTGCGCGCCGTGCGCATCGTGGTGGACGTGGGGATGCACACCGGCCGCATGACCTACGACCAGGCGGTCGACTACTTCACCGCGAACGTCAACTTCTACCCCAACGCCCGCGCCCGCGGCGAGAGCGACCCCACGGCGAAGGCGGTGGCGGAGGGCGCCCAGCGCGCCATCTACCGCTACAGCAAGTGGCCCACCCAGGCGATCACCTACAATCTGGGCAAGAACGCCATCATCCAGCTCCGCGAAGCGTACCGGCAGGCGCGCGGCTCCAGCTACTCGCCCCGGGAGTTCCACGAGCGCTTCATGCGGATGGGGATGATCCCGCCCGGCTTCTACCGCGACGCGTTCATGGCCGACGCGCGCCGCTGA